From a single Glycine soja cultivar W05 chromosome 19, ASM419377v2, whole genome shotgun sequence genomic region:
- the LOC114399817 gene encoding uncharacterized protein LOC114399817 isoform X2: protein MAPKRKPSSPISIGNCEITVEANRFTCNSDSNGVVISLPRSGKIKVSAVAANRGSASEDFRSGDKEHEFVLVNPKDVDAISKSYLQEVLQMYMTELPGMNYAANTGKQSKFLERCVTNGKYRTLLIKSTSVGISGKVIAAITYQIIPADTEYAEIPLAAVNAFYQRKGFGHLLFLELRKRLQSVGVRSILCWGDKESERFWLKQGFVEIAQVGTKGRARRLPVKADIQKSLCFLGGSTLMVCHLGKEFLADDANTVKYLPSQFHQNSFASVIAGDEQLEFSGKLHVDLKFPDKSSHRIESGKDQHEALVKDGSSTEYDKLSEFDSHKAKACCTAIAPFAKINYNRRASAESSQDGIDANVKYSSQSTKGSKRAWEASLSSLKSKRVKGSQMVDYQQDSSCGFILETDKANPCFGEVPHDPSITKSSEKCIGDHLPSTKQSFRIMLMNIADDTKKTQLTKVIEDLGGTISHDGSMTTHVVTGKVRKTLNFCTALCSGAWVISSSWLKESFREGRFVDELPHILNDTDYLLKYKSDLKSAILRAKVSPHALFKGYNICIAAHVQTPKILSAIVRSAGGNVISGLEKVNESSTTIFVACEEDTEEAMIAAQKGIWTFSSEWFMNCVMRQELDLEASQFAASL, encoded by the exons atggcgcCAAAACGAAAACCTTCGTCTCCAATCTCCATCG GCAACTGCGAGATTACGGTGGAGGCCAACCGCTTCACCTGCAACTCCGATTCAAACGGCGTCGTAATCTCTCTTCCCCGAAGCGGAAAGATCAAAGTGTCTG CAGTGGCTGCAAACCGTGGAAGCGCTTCTGAGGATTTTAGGTCCGGTGATAAAG AACACGAGTTTGTGCTAGTTAATCCTAAAGATGTTGATGCTATTAGCAAATCCTACCTTCAG gaagTATTACAAATGTATATGACGGAGCTACCTGGAATGAATTATGCTGCAAATACGGGAAAGCAATCAAAGTTTCTTGAGAGATGTGTGACTAATGG GAAATATCGTACACTACTTATCAAATCCACTTCTGTTGGAATTTCAGGAAAG GTTATAGCTGCAATTACATACCAAATCATCCCTGCAGATACAGAATATGCTGAGATCCCACTTGCAGCTGTCAATGCATTCTATCAACGGAAG GGTTTTGGTCATCTATTGTTTCTAGAACTAAGGAAGAGACTCCAAAGTGTTGGTGTTCGTTCTATTTTATGCTGGGGGGACAAAGAATCAGAACGATTTTGGCTTAAACAG GGTTTTGTAGAAATAGCACAGGTGGGTACAAAAGGAAGGGCCCGCAGGTTACCCGTAAAAGCTGATATTCAAAAATCATTATGCTTTCTTGGTGGTTCAACTCTCATGGTTTGCCACCTTGGGAAAGAATTCTTAGCTGACGATGCTAACACTGTGAAGTATCTCCCCTCACAGTTTCATCAGAATtcctttgcatctgtcattgcTGGAGATGAACAGCTAGAATTTTCAGGAAAGTTACATGTAGATTTGAAATTTCCAGATAAATCTTCCCATAGAATAGAATCAGGTAAAGATCAACATGAAGCTTTGGTGAAAGATGGATCTTCAACAGAATATGACAAACTCAGTG AATTTGACAGTCACAAGGCTAAGGCATGCTGCACTGCCATTGCTCCTTTtgccaaaataaattataatagacGGGCCAGTGCAGAAAGTTCACAGGATGGAATTGATGCTAATGTGAAGTATTCTTCTCAATCTACAAAAGGTTCAAAGAGGGCCTGGGAAGCCTCTTTATCTTCATTGAAGTCAAAAAGGGTGAAGGGGAGCCAGATGGTTGACTATCAACAAGATTCTAGCTGCGGTTTTATCTTAGAGACTGATAAGGCCAATCCTTGTTTTGGAGAAGTCCCTCATGATCCTTCAATTACAAAAAGTTCCGAAAAATGTATCGGGGATCATTTGCCATCAACTAAACAAAGCTTTAGAATTATGTTGATGAATATTGCTGATGATACTAAGAAAACACAACTTACAAAG GTGATTGAAGACCTTGGTGGAACTATATCCCATGATGGAAGTATGACCACACACGTTGTCACCGGAAAAGTGAGGAAGACTCTGAATTTCTGTACCGCCCTCTGTTCAGG TGCTTGGGTGATTTCATCAAGTTGGTTAAAAGAAAGTTTTCGTGAAGGCAGATTTGTTG ATGAACTGCCTCACATACTGAATGATACAGATTATCTGCTGAAGTACAAATCTGATTTAAAAAGTGCAATTCTCCGGGCAAAAGTTAGCCCTCATGCTTTGTTTAAGGGTTATAATATATGTATTGCAGCTCATGTTCAAACTCCTAAAATATTGTCTGCAATTGTCAGGTCTGCAGGTGGTAAT gtTATCAGTGGACTCGAAAAGGTAAACGAATCATCAACAACAATCTTTGTGGCATGCGAAGAAGACACAGAAGAAGCAATGATAGCTGCACAGAAAGGTATATGGACTTTCAGTAGCGAGTGGTTTATGAACTGTGTCATGAGACAAGAGCTTGACTTGGAGGCCTCCCAGTTTGCAGCGTCCTTATAA
- the LOC114400858 gene encoding disease resistance protein RGA2-like isoform X1, giving the protein MAESFIFSIAESLITKLASHAFQEASRVVGLYDHLRDLKETLSLVKAVLLDAEQKQEHNHVLREWLRQLKSVFYDAQDVLDEFECQTLRKQVVKAHGTIKDEVSHFFSSSNPLVFRSKMAQQIKHVSKRLDKVAADGHKFGLRIIDVDTRVVHRRDTSRMTHSSGVSDSDVIGREHDKEKIIELLMQQNPNDDEKSLSVIPIVGIGGLGKTTLAKFVFNDKRIDGCFPLKMWVCVSDDFDINQLIIKIINSANVADAPLRQQNLDMVDLEQLQNQLRSRLAGKKFLLVLDDVWNDDRVRWVDLKNLIKVGVAAGSKILVTTRIDSIASMMGTVASYKLQSLSPKNSLSLFVKWAFKNEGEEEKHPHLVNIGKEIVNKCKGVPLAVRTLGSLLFSKFEANEWEYVRDNEIWNLPQNKDDILPALKLSYDFLPSYLRQCFALFSLYPKDYEFDSVEVARLWEALGVLAPPRKNETPEDVAKQYLDELLSRSFLQDFIHYGTMCQFKIHDLVHDLAVFVAKDECLLINSHIQNIPENIRHLSFAEYNFLGNSFTSKSVAVRTIMFPNGAEGGSVESLLNTCVSKFKLLRVLDLRDSTCNTLPRSIGKLKHLRYFSIENNRNIKRLPNSICKLQNLQLLNVSGCEELEALPKGLRKLISLRLLEISTKQPVLPYSEITNLISLALLTIESCHNMESIFGGVKFPALKTLYVADCHSLKSLPLDVTNFPELETLVVHDCVNLDLDLWKDHHEEQSPMLKLKFVAFVGLPQLVALPQWLQETANSLQSLVIIKCDNLEMLPEWLSTMTNLKSLVIADCPELISLPDNIHHLTALERLRIADCPELCRKYQPHVGEFWSKISHIKEVFIEEPEKLEEEEDE; this is encoded by the coding sequence ATGGCTGAATCATTTATCTTCAGCATCGCTGAGTCTCTCATAACAAAGCTTGCTTCTCATGCTTTCCAAGAAGCTTCTCGGGTGGTGGGTTTGTACGACCATCTCCGAGACCTTAAAGAGACTCTCTCATTAGTCAAGGCAGTGCTGTTAGATGCTGAGCAAAAGCAGGAGCATAACCATGTGCTTCGGGAATGGCTGAGGCAGCTCAAAAGTGTCTTCTATGATGCCCAAGATGTGCTCGATGAATTTGAGTGCCAAACACTGCGAAAACAAGTGGTCAAAGCTCATGGTACTATCAAAGACGAGGTAAGCCACTTCTTCTCAAGTTCTAATCCACTTGTTTTTCGTTCCAAGATGGCTCAACAAATCAAACATGTCAGCAAGCGGCTAGACAAGGTTGCAGCTGATGGGCACAAGTTTGGTCTCCGAATAATTGATGTTGACACACGAGTTGTTCATAGGAGAGACACGAGTCGCATGACACACTCCAGTGGTGTGAGTGACTCAGATGTGATAGGAAGGGAACATGATAAAGAAAAGATCATAGAGCTTTTGATGCAGCAGAATCCCAATGATGACGAAAAGAGTCTCTCTGTTATCCCCATTGTGGGGATTGGAGGCTTGGGAAAAACTACACTTGCAAAGTTTGTGTTTAACGATAAGAGGATAGACGGGTGTTTCCCATTGAAGATGTGGGTGTGTGTTTCTGATGACTTTGACATTAACCAACTCATTATCAAAATCATCAATTCTGCGAATGTTGCTGATGCTCCTCTTCGCCAACAAAATTTAGACATGGTCGATCTGGAGCAATTACAAAATCAATTGAGAAGCAGACTTGCCGGTAAAAAATTCTTACTTGTCTTGGATGACGTATGGAATGATGACCGTGTTAGATGGGTTGATCTGAAGAATTTAATAAAGGTAGGGGTTGCTGCAGGAAGTAAAATTCTAGTGACTACACGTATTGATTCCATTGCTTCCATGATGGGGACTGTTGCCTCTTACAAGTTACAAAGCCTTTCTCCGAAGAATTCATTGTCTCTTTTTGTCAAATGGGCATTCAAAAACGAAGGCGAAGAGGAAAAACATCCTCATTTGGTAAATATCGGAAAAGAAATTGTGAACAAATGCAAAGGGGTTCCATTGGCTGTGAGAACATTGGGGAGTTTACTATTTTCAAAGTTTGAGGCAAATGAGTGGGAATATGTGAGAGACAATGAAATTTGGAATTTGCCACAAAATAAAGATGACATTTTACCTGCACTTAAATTAAGTTATGATTTCTTGCCTTCCTATTTGAGGCAATGTTTTGCATTGTTTTCACTTTACCCAAAGGATTATGAATTTGATAGTGTTGAGGTAGCTAGGCTTTGGGAGGCACTTGGTGTCCTTGCACCACCAAGAAAGAATGAGACACCGGAAGATGTTGCCAAACAGTATCTGGATGAATTACTGTCAAGATCTTTCCTTCAAGATTTTATTCATTATGGCACTATGTGTCAATTTAAAATTCATGATTTGGTGCATGATCTTGCTGTATTTGTTGCAAAAGATGAGTGTCTACTTATAAATTCCCACATTCAAAATATTCCTGAGAATATTCGGCATCTGTCTTTTGCTGAATACAATTTTCTTGGAAATTCATTCACCTCAAAATCGGTAGCTGTGAGAACCATAATGTTTCCAAATGGTGCAGAAGGAGGCAGCGTTGAATCTTTGCTAAATACCTGTGTGTCAAAGTTCAAATTATTGCGAGTTTTGGATTTAAGGGATTCGACATGCAACACTTTGCCACGTTCCATTGGTAAGTTGAAACACTTGAGATATTTCAGCATTGAGAATAATCGCAACATCAAGAGACTCCCCAATTCTATTTGCAAGCTCCAAAATTTGCAATTGTTGAATGTTTCGGGATGCGAGGAGCTGGAAGCATTGCCCAAAGGATTAAGAAAATTGATTAGTCTTCGGCTATTGGAGATAAGTACAAAGCAACCTGTTTTGCCTTACAGTGAGATTACCAACTTGATCTCGCTTGCACTTCTGACTATTGAATCATGCCATAATATGGAGTCTATCTTTGGAGGGGTGAAGTTCCCTGCTCTTAAAACATTGTATGTTGCTGACTGTCATAGTCTGAAGTCTTTGCCACTGGATGTTACAAATTTTCCTGAATTAGAAACTCTGGTTGTTCATGACTGTGTTAATCTGGACTTGGATCTGTGGAAGGACCACCATGAAGAACAAAGCCCCATGTTGAAGTTAAAATTTGTTGCATTCGTGGGTTTACCACAGCTGGTGGCCTTACCTCAATGGCTTCAAGAAACTGCCAACTCCTTACAGTCCTTGGTTATTATAAAGTGCGACAATCTTGAAATGCTTCCGGAGTGGCTGTCAACTATGACTAATCTGAAATCACTTGTTATAGCAGATTGTCCAGAGCTTATATCTCTCCCGGATAACATCCATCACCTCACCGCACTTGAAAGGTTGAGAATTGCCGATTGTCCTGAACTATGTAGAAAATACCAGCCCCATGTCGGTGAGTTTTGGTCCAAAATATCACATATAAAAGAAGTCTTCATTGAAGAACCAGAAAAgctggaggaagaagaagacgaatag
- the LOC114399817 gene encoding uncharacterized protein LOC114399817 isoform X1: protein MAPKRKPSSPISIGNCEITVEANRFTCNSDSNGVVISLPRSGKIKVSAAVAANRGSASEDFRSGDKEHEFVLVNPKDVDAISKSYLQEVLQMYMTELPGMNYAANTGKQSKFLERCVTNGKYRTLLIKSTSVGISGKVIAAITYQIIPADTEYAEIPLAAVNAFYQRKGFGHLLFLELRKRLQSVGVRSILCWGDKESERFWLKQGFVEIAQVGTKGRARRLPVKADIQKSLCFLGGSTLMVCHLGKEFLADDANTVKYLPSQFHQNSFASVIAGDEQLEFSGKLHVDLKFPDKSSHRIESGKDQHEALVKDGSSTEYDKLSEFDSHKAKACCTAIAPFAKINYNRRASAESSQDGIDANVKYSSQSTKGSKRAWEASLSSLKSKRVKGSQMVDYQQDSSCGFILETDKANPCFGEVPHDPSITKSSEKCIGDHLPSTKQSFRIMLMNIADDTKKTQLTKVIEDLGGTISHDGSMTTHVVTGKVRKTLNFCTALCSGAWVISSSWLKESFREGRFVDELPHILNDTDYLLKYKSDLKSAILRAKVSPHALFKGYNICIAAHVQTPKILSAIVRSAGGNVISGLEKVNESSTTIFVACEEDTEEAMIAAQKGIWTFSSEWFMNCVMRQELDLEASQFAASL, encoded by the exons atggcgcCAAAACGAAAACCTTCGTCTCCAATCTCCATCG GCAACTGCGAGATTACGGTGGAGGCCAACCGCTTCACCTGCAACTCCGATTCAAACGGCGTCGTAATCTCTCTTCCCCGAAGCGGAAAGATCAAAGTGTCTG CAGCAGTGGCTGCAAACCGTGGAAGCGCTTCTGAGGATTTTAGGTCCGGTGATAAAG AACACGAGTTTGTGCTAGTTAATCCTAAAGATGTTGATGCTATTAGCAAATCCTACCTTCAG gaagTATTACAAATGTATATGACGGAGCTACCTGGAATGAATTATGCTGCAAATACGGGAAAGCAATCAAAGTTTCTTGAGAGATGTGTGACTAATGG GAAATATCGTACACTACTTATCAAATCCACTTCTGTTGGAATTTCAGGAAAG GTTATAGCTGCAATTACATACCAAATCATCCCTGCAGATACAGAATATGCTGAGATCCCACTTGCAGCTGTCAATGCATTCTATCAACGGAAG GGTTTTGGTCATCTATTGTTTCTAGAACTAAGGAAGAGACTCCAAAGTGTTGGTGTTCGTTCTATTTTATGCTGGGGGGACAAAGAATCAGAACGATTTTGGCTTAAACAG GGTTTTGTAGAAATAGCACAGGTGGGTACAAAAGGAAGGGCCCGCAGGTTACCCGTAAAAGCTGATATTCAAAAATCATTATGCTTTCTTGGTGGTTCAACTCTCATGGTTTGCCACCTTGGGAAAGAATTCTTAGCTGACGATGCTAACACTGTGAAGTATCTCCCCTCACAGTTTCATCAGAATtcctttgcatctgtcattgcTGGAGATGAACAGCTAGAATTTTCAGGAAAGTTACATGTAGATTTGAAATTTCCAGATAAATCTTCCCATAGAATAGAATCAGGTAAAGATCAACATGAAGCTTTGGTGAAAGATGGATCTTCAACAGAATATGACAAACTCAGTG AATTTGACAGTCACAAGGCTAAGGCATGCTGCACTGCCATTGCTCCTTTtgccaaaataaattataatagacGGGCCAGTGCAGAAAGTTCACAGGATGGAATTGATGCTAATGTGAAGTATTCTTCTCAATCTACAAAAGGTTCAAAGAGGGCCTGGGAAGCCTCTTTATCTTCATTGAAGTCAAAAAGGGTGAAGGGGAGCCAGATGGTTGACTATCAACAAGATTCTAGCTGCGGTTTTATCTTAGAGACTGATAAGGCCAATCCTTGTTTTGGAGAAGTCCCTCATGATCCTTCAATTACAAAAAGTTCCGAAAAATGTATCGGGGATCATTTGCCATCAACTAAACAAAGCTTTAGAATTATGTTGATGAATATTGCTGATGATACTAAGAAAACACAACTTACAAAG GTGATTGAAGACCTTGGTGGAACTATATCCCATGATGGAAGTATGACCACACACGTTGTCACCGGAAAAGTGAGGAAGACTCTGAATTTCTGTACCGCCCTCTGTTCAGG TGCTTGGGTGATTTCATCAAGTTGGTTAAAAGAAAGTTTTCGTGAAGGCAGATTTGTTG ATGAACTGCCTCACATACTGAATGATACAGATTATCTGCTGAAGTACAAATCTGATTTAAAAAGTGCAATTCTCCGGGCAAAAGTTAGCCCTCATGCTTTGTTTAAGGGTTATAATATATGTATTGCAGCTCATGTTCAAACTCCTAAAATATTGTCTGCAATTGTCAGGTCTGCAGGTGGTAAT gtTATCAGTGGACTCGAAAAGGTAAACGAATCATCAACAACAATCTTTGTGGCATGCGAAGAAGACACAGAAGAAGCAATGATAGCTGCACAGAAAGGTATATGGACTTTCAGTAGCGAGTGGTTTATGAACTGTGTCATGAGACAAGAGCTTGACTTGGAGGCCTCCCAGTTTGCAGCGTCCTTATAA
- the LOC114400858 gene encoding putative disease resistance protein RGA1 isoform X2, which yields MAESFIFSIAESLITKLASHAFQEASRVVGLYDHLRDLKETLSLVKAVLLDAEQKQEHNHVLREWLRQLKSVFYDAQDVLDEFECQTLRKQVVKAHGTIKDEVSHFFSSSNPLVFRSKMAQQIKHVSKRLDKVAADGHKFGLRIIDVDTRVVHRRDTSRMTHSSGVSDSDVIGREHDKEKIIELLMQQNPNDDEKSLSVIPIVGIGGLGKTTLAKFVFNDKRIDGCFPLKMWVCVSDDFDINQLIIKIINSANVADAPLRQQNLDMVDLEQLQNQLRSRLAGKKFLLVLDDVWNDDRVRWVDLKNLIKVGVAAGSKILVTTRIDSIASMMGTVASYKLQSLSPKNSLSLFVKWAFKNEGEEEKHPHLVNIGKEIVNKCKGVPLAVRTLGSLLFSKFEANEWEYVRDNEIWNLPQNKDDILPALKLSYDFLPSYLRQCFALFSLYPKDYEFDSVEVARLWEALGVLAPPRKNETPEDVAKQYLDELLSRSFLQDFIHYGTMCQFKIHDLVHDLAVFVAKDECLLINSHIQNIPENIRHLSFAEYNFLGNSFTSKSVAVRTIMFPNGAEGGSVESLLNTCVSKFKLLRVLDLRDSTCNTLPRSIGKLKHLRYFSIENNRNIKRLPNSICKLQNLQLLNVSGCEELEALPKGLRKLISLRLLEISTKQPVLPYSEITNLISLALLTIESCHNMESIFGGVKFPALKTLYVADCHSLKSLPLDVTNFPELETLVVHDCVNLDLDLWKDHHEEQSPMLKLKFVAFVGLPQLVALPQWLQETANSLQSLVIADCPELISLPDNIHHLTALERLRIADCPELCRKYQPHVGEFWSKISHIKEVFIEEPEKLEEEEDE from the exons ATGGCTGAATCATTTATCTTCAGCATCGCTGAGTCTCTCATAACAAAGCTTGCTTCTCATGCTTTCCAAGAAGCTTCTCGGGTGGTGGGTTTGTACGACCATCTCCGAGACCTTAAAGAGACTCTCTCATTAGTCAAGGCAGTGCTGTTAGATGCTGAGCAAAAGCAGGAGCATAACCATGTGCTTCGGGAATGGCTGAGGCAGCTCAAAAGTGTCTTCTATGATGCCCAAGATGTGCTCGATGAATTTGAGTGCCAAACACTGCGAAAACAAGTGGTCAAAGCTCATGGTACTATCAAAGACGAGGTAAGCCACTTCTTCTCAAGTTCTAATCCACTTGTTTTTCGTTCCAAGATGGCTCAACAAATCAAACATGTCAGCAAGCGGCTAGACAAGGTTGCAGCTGATGGGCACAAGTTTGGTCTCCGAATAATTGATGTTGACACACGAGTTGTTCATAGGAGAGACACGAGTCGCATGACACACTCCAGTGGTGTGAGTGACTCAGATGTGATAGGAAGGGAACATGATAAAGAAAAGATCATAGAGCTTTTGATGCAGCAGAATCCCAATGATGACGAAAAGAGTCTCTCTGTTATCCCCATTGTGGGGATTGGAGGCTTGGGAAAAACTACACTTGCAAAGTTTGTGTTTAACGATAAGAGGATAGACGGGTGTTTCCCATTGAAGATGTGGGTGTGTGTTTCTGATGACTTTGACATTAACCAACTCATTATCAAAATCATCAATTCTGCGAATGTTGCTGATGCTCCTCTTCGCCAACAAAATTTAGACATGGTCGATCTGGAGCAATTACAAAATCAATTGAGAAGCAGACTTGCCGGTAAAAAATTCTTACTTGTCTTGGATGACGTATGGAATGATGACCGTGTTAGATGGGTTGATCTGAAGAATTTAATAAAGGTAGGGGTTGCTGCAGGAAGTAAAATTCTAGTGACTACACGTATTGATTCCATTGCTTCCATGATGGGGACTGTTGCCTCTTACAAGTTACAAAGCCTTTCTCCGAAGAATTCATTGTCTCTTTTTGTCAAATGGGCATTCAAAAACGAAGGCGAAGAGGAAAAACATCCTCATTTGGTAAATATCGGAAAAGAAATTGTGAACAAATGCAAAGGGGTTCCATTGGCTGTGAGAACATTGGGGAGTTTACTATTTTCAAAGTTTGAGGCAAATGAGTGGGAATATGTGAGAGACAATGAAATTTGGAATTTGCCACAAAATAAAGATGACATTTTACCTGCACTTAAATTAAGTTATGATTTCTTGCCTTCCTATTTGAGGCAATGTTTTGCATTGTTTTCACTTTACCCAAAGGATTATGAATTTGATAGTGTTGAGGTAGCTAGGCTTTGGGAGGCACTTGGTGTCCTTGCACCACCAAGAAAGAATGAGACACCGGAAGATGTTGCCAAACAGTATCTGGATGAATTACTGTCAAGATCTTTCCTTCAAGATTTTATTCATTATGGCACTATGTGTCAATTTAAAATTCATGATTTGGTGCATGATCTTGCTGTATTTGTTGCAAAAGATGAGTGTCTACTTATAAATTCCCACATTCAAAATATTCCTGAGAATATTCGGCATCTGTCTTTTGCTGAATACAATTTTCTTGGAAATTCATTCACCTCAAAATCGGTAGCTGTGAGAACCATAATGTTTCCAAATGGTGCAGAAGGAGGCAGCGTTGAATCTTTGCTAAATACCTGTGTGTCAAAGTTCAAATTATTGCGAGTTTTGGATTTAAGGGATTCGACATGCAACACTTTGCCACGTTCCATTGGTAAGTTGAAACACTTGAGATATTTCAGCATTGAGAATAATCGCAACATCAAGAGACTCCCCAATTCTATTTGCAAGCTCCAAAATTTGCAATTGTTGAATGTTTCGGGATGCGAGGAGCTGGAAGCATTGCCCAAAGGATTAAGAAAATTGATTAGTCTTCGGCTATTGGAGATAAGTACAAAGCAACCTGTTTTGCCTTACAGTGAGATTACCAACTTGATCTCGCTTGCACTTCTGACTATTGAATCATGCCATAATATGGAGTCTATCTTTGGAGGGGTGAAGTTCCCTGCTCTTAAAACATTGTATGTTGCTGACTGTCATAGTCTGAAGTCTTTGCCACTGGATGTTACAAATTTTCCTGAATTAGAAACTCTGGTTGTTCATGACTGTGTTAATCTGGACTTGGATCTGTGGAAGGACCACCATGAAGAACAAAGCCCCATGTTGAAGTTAAAATTTGTTGCATTCGTGGGTTTACCACAGCTGGTGGCCTTACCTCAATGGCTTCAAGAAACTGCCAACTCCTTACAGTCCTTG GTTATAGCAGATTGTCCAGAGCTTATATCTCTCCCGGATAACATCCATCACCTCACCGCACTTGAAAGGTTGAGAATTGCCGATTGTCCTGAACTATGTAGAAAATACCAGCCCCATGTCGGTGAGTTTTGGTCCAAAATATCACATATAAAAGAAGTCTTCATTGAAGAACCAGAAAAgctggaggaagaagaagacgaatag